The following are from one region of the Thiocapsa rosea genome:
- a CDS encoding translocation/assembly module TamB domain-containing protein has translation MSEIDTAATTPPEGSKPAEPTAVAPAPAQTRRRRRVRPLRLMLGLLVSSALLLVLMLGLVLGTQTGLRFAIGVVEDLAPGVLSVERVEGRITGRLTLDRLAIQVADFEMRAGSIGLNWSPVAALRGDLPIQVLRIHDLDLVLPPSPEEPKPFELPHVALPLRMELHEAQVERLRLFKHGEAEPFFVIEDVILSASLRGSELDVTRLEVVLPTPRLAARAFGRVELSGDYPLDLDLDWEMTQAPAIALQGSAQLKGDLASLQVRHRLSGSAQADMDVRVDDPLGEPAWDGRLEILGVDLPDFGSDLPEVTVTGSLETHGDLVTASVAGQLDARAPQLPDFGHLAAVLDVVWANQVLEIRSLALTEQISDALLNLSGQVDTGATPGRFALAGRWERLRWPLTGDLLAESPRGTLDASGAFDAFDYVLSLAARGPDIPELALDLNGTGSETGTRIEALKLALLDGELLGEGEVAWSPDLSWTLSLNGKDLNPAALVEGLDDRLSFQLSSTGGLDGFEYDLAARSVGPALPPSQLRLGGRGDRRETRIETLTLDMLNGRITGLATVGWDPVVTWEATLDAAGLDPGSVASEWPGNLGGRLTSRGSLEPAGPNLVAAIERFEGILRGYPVVASGSITMVGETIRIEALNAASGPSSVQVSGQIDTTLDVSFDLESSDLASVAPEARGSLTARGTVSGPREAPRVLLDLSARDAEWAGQGIAGLTGTLDLGLSPDDPFEIRLDGTRLVAGDMTWETLSVRGSGRIPDHRLELALKGEPVSVTFEGSGGLASDGAYSGRVARLDLDTATFGNWALRQPSPVSIAGPKIAVGPFCLRGPNGSGGCAELNRSSAERAVASLDFTLADFALLGSVMPSNLALSGNAGIRGRFEIAGNVLSGSATAEIPQGAIQVLMGGGRNETIDFSGTRLGVEAGARALSARLGVPLEGLGRVDGTLDLTGWRLDAPTRPGQPLAGTLRGEIRGLDRVADLVPDITGMTGGIELDLGLGGTFGAPALRGNARIREVGFTVPLVGLNVADLNITVSAPAVDRMELQGAANVGGGRLDLTGEARFGGGGFAAQARASGTNLRVADTREYFALVSPDIDFEANPKGARLSGEITIPEARIRPRSLPAGAQTPSSDVVLLDQEQTEAFPLAIDLRLILGDQVSIDAFGVRGSLAGELALLQTPGRDMLGSGQLQIIDGQYRLTTGFGIAAEIGAPLNIVQGRMIYARSPIDNPGLVIQAERDGGATVAGVQVLGTLRDPKLAFFSETDPGMTQAEVMKFLLTGVAPSASGDASNAGLAVGTYIAPKIFVEYESGIGNEAGGVRMRYDLTDRIEIQTETGGNQGADIFFTFER, from the coding sequence ATGAGCGAGATCGACACGGCTGCGACAACACCCCCCGAGGGGTCCAAGCCGGCTGAGCCGACGGCCGTCGCACCCGCACCCGCGCAGACGCGGCGGCGTCGGCGTGTGCGGCCGCTGCGTCTGATGCTCGGGCTGCTCGTGTCCTCCGCGCTCCTGTTGGTCCTGATGCTGGGGCTGGTGCTCGGGACCCAGACCGGACTGCGCTTTGCGATCGGTGTGGTGGAAGACTTGGCACCCGGTGTCCTGAGCGTCGAGCGTGTCGAGGGGCGCATCACGGGCCGGTTGACACTCGATCGGCTCGCGATACAGGTTGCGGACTTCGAGATGCGTGCCGGCAGCATCGGCCTGAACTGGTCGCCTGTCGCTGCCCTTCGCGGAGATCTGCCGATCCAGGTGCTGCGAATACACGATCTGGATCTGGTATTGCCGCCGAGTCCGGAAGAGCCCAAGCCGTTCGAGTTGCCTCACGTGGCCTTGCCCCTTCGCATGGAGCTGCACGAGGCCCAAGTCGAGCGGCTGCGTCTCTTCAAGCACGGCGAGGCCGAGCCCTTCTTCGTGATCGAGGACGTGATTCTGTCCGCGAGCCTGCGGGGCAGCGAACTCGATGTCACGCGTCTGGAGGTGGTGCTGCCGACCCCGCGGCTCGCCGCGCGCGCCTTCGGCCGGGTCGAGCTCAGCGGCGACTATCCGCTGGATCTCGATCTCGATTGGGAGATGACGCAGGCCCCCGCGATCGCCCTGCAGGGCTCGGCGCAGCTCAAGGGCGATCTAGCATCCTTGCAGGTCCGACACCGTTTGAGCGGCTCGGCGCAGGCGGACATGGATGTCCGGGTCGACGACCCGCTCGGCGAGCCGGCTTGGGACGGTCGGCTGGAGATCCTCGGCGTGGATCTGCCGGACTTTGGATCGGATCTTCCCGAGGTGACGGTGACCGGCAGCCTGGAGACGCATGGCGATCTCGTCACCGCGTCGGTTGCGGGACAGCTCGACGCCCGTGCCCCGCAACTGCCGGATTTCGGACATCTCGCCGCAGTGCTGGATGTCGTCTGGGCCAACCAAGTCCTTGAGATCCGCAGCCTCGCGCTGACCGAGCAAATCTCCGATGCCCTGCTGAATCTCAGCGGCCAGGTCGATACCGGTGCGACGCCCGGTCGCTTTGCGCTCGCCGGTCGATGGGAGCGCCTGCGTTGGCCTCTGACCGGCGATCTGCTGGCCGAGTCGCCCCGCGGGACGCTCGATGCCTCGGGGGCCTTCGACGCCTTCGACTATGTCCTCTCGCTCGCGGCCCGGGGTCCGGACATCCCGGAGCTGGCCCTGGATCTGAACGGCACCGGCTCTGAAACGGGAACCCGCATCGAGGCCCTGAAGCTCGCCCTGCTCGACGGCGAGCTGCTCGGCGAAGGCGAGGTGGCCTGGTCGCCCGACCTGAGCTGGACGCTGAGCCTCAACGGCAAGGATCTGAACCCGGCGGCACTGGTCGAGGGTCTCGACGATCGGCTCTCGTTTCAGCTCTCGAGCACGGGCGGGTTGGACGGGTTTGAGTACGATCTCGCCGCCCGCTCGGTCGGCCCCGCTCTGCCGCCCTCGCAGCTGCGTCTCGGTGGGCGGGGCGATCGTCGCGAGACGCGGATCGAGACCCTGACGCTCGACATGCTCAACGGGCGCATCACCGGTCTCGCCACGGTCGGTTGGGACCCCGTGGTGACCTGGGAGGCGACCTTGGATGCCGCGGGTCTTGATCCGGGCAGCGTTGCCTCCGAGTGGCCGGGCAACCTCGGCGGGCGCCTGACCAGCCGCGGGTCGCTGGAGCCCGCGGGACCCAACCTGGTCGCCGCCATCGAGCGGTTCGAGGGCATCCTGCGCGGATATCCCGTCGTTGCCTCGGGTTCGATCACCATGGTCGGCGAGACCATCCGGATCGAGGCGCTCAACGCCGCATCCGGCCCCAGCTCCGTGCAGGTCTCGGGACAGATCGATACGACGCTGGATGTGAGCTTCGATCTGGAATCCTCCGACCTCGCCAGCGTGGCTCCCGAAGCGCGCGGCAGTCTCACCGCCCGCGGCACGGTCTCGGGACCGCGCGAGGCGCCGCGTGTCCTGCTCGATCTCTCGGCGCGCGATGCCGAGTGGGCAGGGCAGGGGATCGCCGGTCTGACGGGGACCTTGGATCTCGGGTTGTCGCCGGACGATCCTTTCGAGATTCGGCTCGACGGCACGCGGCTCGTCGCCGGGGATATGACCTGGGAGACACTCTCGGTGCGCGGCTCGGGCCGAATTCCCGATCACCGGCTTGAGCTGGCGCTCAAGGGCGAGCCCGTCTCGGTGACCTTCGAGGGCTCCGGCGGGCTTGCGAGCGACGGTGCCTACAGCGGGCGGGTTGCGCGCCTGGATCTCGACACGGCGACCTTCGGCAACTGGGCCTTGCGGCAACCCAGTCCGGTCTCGATCGCCGGCCCCAAGATCGCCGTCGGCCCTTTCTGCCTCCGCGGGCCGAACGGCTCCGGCGGCTGTGCCGAGCTCAACCGCAGCTCGGCCGAGCGCGCGGTCGCGAGCCTGGACTTCACGTTGGCCGATTTCGCACTCCTCGGATCCGTGATGCCGAGCAATCTCGCCCTGAGCGGCAATGCCGGCATCAGGGGACGCTTCGAGATCGCCGGCAACGTCCTGAGCGGGAGCGCGACCGCCGAGATCCCGCAAGGCGCGATCCAGGTGCTGATGGGCGGCGGTCGGAACGAGACCATCGATTTCTCCGGGACCCGTCTCGGTGTGGAGGCCGGTGCACGCGCTCTCTCCGCCCGACTCGGTGTCCCGCTCGAAGGGCTCGGGCGGGTCGACGGAACGCTTGATCTCACCGGTTGGCGTCTCGACGCCCCGACGCGACCCGGGCAGCCGCTCGCCGGCACCCTGCGCGGCGAGATCCGGGGACTTGATCGGGTCGCCGATTTGGTGCCCGACATCACCGGGATGACCGGCGGTATCGAACTGGACCTGGGGTTGGGCGGCACCTTCGGCGCACCGGCGCTGCGGGGCAATGCGCGCATCCGGGAGGTCGGCTTTACGGTGCCCTTGGTCGGGCTCAACGTGGCCGACCTCAACATCACGGTCAGCGCCCCGGCGGTCGACCGGATGGAGCTGCAAGGTGCTGCGAACGTCGGCGGCGGCCGACTTGACCTGACGGGCGAGGCGCGCTTCGGCGGCGGCGGATTCGCCGCGCAGGCACGGGCGTCGGGCACGAATCTCAGGGTCGCGGATACGCGCGAGTATTTCGCCCTGGTCTCGCCCGACATCGATTTCGAGGCCAATCCGAAGGGCGCGCGTCTGAGCGGCGAGATCACGATCCCCGAGGCACGGATTCGACCCCGTTCCCTCCCGGCCGGGGCACAGACGCCGTCGAGCGACGTCGTCCTCTTGGATCAGGAGCAGACGGAGGCGTTTCCGCTCGCCATCGATCTGCGGTTGATCCTCGGGGATCAGGTGAGTATCGACGCCTTCGGCGTGCGTGGAAGCTTGGCCGGGGAGCTGGCGCTGCTGCAAACGCCCGGGCGCGACATGCTGGGCAGCGGTCAGTTGCAGATCATCGACGGCCAGTATCGGTTGACGACCGGGTTCGGGATTGCCGCGGAGATCGGCGCGCCGCTGAACATTGTCCAAGGCCGCATGATTTATGCGCGCAGTCCGATCGACAACCCCGGTCTCGTGATCCAAGCCGAGCGTGACGGCGGCGCGACCGTTGCCGGTGTCCAGGTGCTCGGAACCTTGCGCGATCCCAAGCTGGCCTTCTTCTCGGAGACGGATCCGGGGATGACCCAGGCCGAGGTCATGAAGTTTCTCCTGACCGGTGTGGCCCCGAGTGCAAGCGGCGATGCGTCGAACGCAGGCCTTGCGGTCGGGACCTATATCGCGCCGAAGATCTTCGTGGAATACGAGAGCGGCATCGGCAACGAAGCGGGCGGTGTGCGGATGCGATATGACCTGACCGACCGGATCGAGATTCAGACCGAAACCGGCGGCAATCAGGGCGCCGATATCTTTTTCACCTTCGAGCGATGA
- a CDS encoding autotransporter assembly complex protein TamA, translated as MFTSPGACLLLFALLLVSGNAAAMKLDVKVTGLAGEQETNVLALLSIHQERTEADLTPARVEALHRLAPDQIRDALAPFGLYQVEVTDRLEVPTDPNGTWIATYAVVPGPAVKIGRVDYAVIGEGADDPAFPKTFPMQVGDVLLHAKYEAAKSDLRSRASSGGYLDYTLVRHRVLVDLVAYEAIVEFELETGPRYYLGKVSFKQDLLNDKFLRSFVNFEPGVVYDPNLLLSLQGRLLGTEYFSDVEIVPRKDATGDDTLVPIEIVATRNKRDKYRIGAGFTTDTGPRVSADWRRRYVNQWGHNFRTELQLSPVLSQWSFDYRIPIQDPTRDYIIIKPQSTWSNVKTQKGWLNSLQVAHSTLTPSNWRRTVGIDYLYEDYEISDIQTGITSELAPNISWSKTVADDPINTKRGYRIRYGLLGAVEGVVSNATYLSAALQFKWIHGFAEKYRFITRADLGATLADDLTELPASRRFFTGGDNTIRGWGYNTLGPTEPFNDDTVGGRFLGVGSLELERTIRGPWSAAVFTDFGNAFDPDYENKFQQSVGFGVRWASPIGQVRVDLALPYTQDNYEFGDGWPPARLVFVIGPDL; from the coding sequence GTGTTCACGAGTCCGGGTGCATGCCTGCTCCTTTTTGCGCTGCTCCTCGTGTCCGGCAACGCAGCCGCCATGAAGCTCGATGTGAAGGTGACCGGGCTTGCGGGCGAGCAGGAGACGAACGTCCTCGCCTTGCTGTCGATCCATCAGGAGCGCACGGAGGCGGATCTCACGCCCGCCCGTGTCGAGGCGCTGCACAGATTGGCGCCGGACCAGATCCGCGATGCCTTGGCGCCCTTCGGCCTCTATCAGGTCGAGGTCACGGATCGGCTGGAAGTGCCCACGGATCCCAACGGGACCTGGATCGCGACCTACGCGGTGGTGCCCGGACCGGCGGTGAAGATCGGTCGCGTCGACTACGCGGTCATCGGCGAGGGGGCCGATGACCCTGCCTTTCCGAAGACCTTTCCGATGCAGGTCGGCGACGTCCTGCTCCACGCCAAGTACGAGGCGGCCAAGTCGGATCTGCGCTCGCGCGCCTCTTCGGGTGGCTACCTGGACTACACCCTCGTGCGCCACCGTGTCCTCGTCGACCTGGTGGCCTACGAGGCGATCGTCGAGTTCGAGTTGGAAACCGGACCCCGCTATTATCTCGGCAAGGTGAGCTTCAAGCAGGATCTTCTAAACGACAAGTTCCTGCGCTCCTTCGTGAATTTCGAGCCCGGGGTCGTCTACGACCCGAATCTCCTTCTGTCGCTCCAAGGGCGGCTGCTCGGTACCGAGTACTTCAGCGACGTGGAGATCGTGCCCCGCAAGGATGCGACCGGCGACGACACGCTGGTGCCGATCGAGATCGTCGCGACCCGCAACAAACGCGATAAGTACCGTATCGGTGCGGGCTTCACGACCGATACGGGGCCGCGGGTGAGTGCGGATTGGCGTCGTCGCTATGTCAATCAGTGGGGGCACAATTTCCGAACCGAGCTGCAGCTCTCGCCCGTGCTCTCCCAATGGAGCTTCGATTACCGGATCCCGATTCAGGATCCGACGCGCGACTACATCATCATCAAACCCCAGTCGACCTGGTCCAACGTCAAGACGCAGAAAGGCTGGCTCAATTCGCTTCAGGTTGCGCACTCCACGCTCACGCCGAGCAACTGGCGCCGCACCGTCGGTATCGACTATCTCTACGAGGATTACGAGATCAGTGACATCCAGACCGGCATCACCTCGGAGCTGGCGCCGAACATTTCCTGGTCGAAGACCGTCGCGGACGACCCGATCAACACCAAGCGCGGATACCGAATCCGCTACGGTCTCCTGGGGGCGGTCGAGGGCGTCGTATCGAATGCCACCTATCTGAGCGCAGCCTTGCAGTTCAAGTGGATCCACGGTTTTGCGGAGAAGTATCGCTTTATCACCCGAGCCGATCTGGGTGCGACCCTGGCGGACGACCTGACCGAGCTCCCGGCGAGCCGCCGCTTCTTTACCGGCGGCGACAACACCATCCGCGGTTGGGGCTACAACACACTGGGACCGACCGAGCCCTTCAACGACGACACCGTCGGCGGACGTTTTCTGGGGGTCGGCAGCCTTGAGCTCGAGCGCACCATCCGTGGTCCTTGGAGTGCGGCCGTCTTCACCGATTTCGGAAACGCCTTCGATCCGGACTACGAGAACAAATTTCAGCAGAGCGTCGGCTTCGGCGTGCGCTGGGCCTCGCCCATCGGCCAGGTGCGTGTGGATCTCGCCTTGCCTTACACCCAAGACAACTACGAGTTCGGCGACGGCTGGCCCCCGGCACGCCTTGTCTTCGTCATCGGACCTGATCTATGA
- a CDS encoding CopZ family metallochaperone: MTQTLRITGMTCGHCVRAVTAALESVDGVESVAVDLESGRAGVEGRADADALIAAVVAEGYGAEPAPLE; encoded by the coding sequence ATGACACAAACACTCCGCATTACCGGAATGACCTGCGGCCACTGCGTTCGCGCCGTAACCGCCGCACTCGAGTCTGTTGACGGGGTGGAATCCGTTGCGGTTGACCTGGAGTCCGGTCGTGCCGGCGTCGAGGGTCGGGCCGATGCCGATGCCTTGATCGCGGCCGTCGTGGCCGAGGGTTACGGCGCGGAGCCGGCGCCTCTCGAATGA
- the glk gene encoding glucokinase, giving the protein MRVLVGDIGGTKTALGLAKTHRDQVDLEQTRQYPSADFASLDDIVRRYLEDTAVGCRFAAFAIAGPVRDRRSQATNLPWTLDADAMEQALGFAGVALLNDLEATAWGLAALGPEDLAEIHPGESVHGNACVVAAGTGLGEAGLFWDGLRHHPFATEGGHADFAPTDERECALHAFLKQRFAHVSWERVVSGLGIRNLYDFLSEWRGIASPPPLREAIETGDAAAVIAAAASDNACPVCTETMELFFRLYGREAGNMALKQMALGGVFLGGGIAPKNLDALSRSAFLDGFFDKGRLEPLMRAMPVRVIVQPNAPLMGAALFLESQ; this is encoded by the coding sequence ATGCGTGTACTCGTTGGCGATATTGGGGGAACCAAGACCGCTCTGGGTCTTGCGAAGACGCATCGAGACCAGGTCGATCTCGAGCAGACGAGGCAGTATCCGAGTGCGGATTTCGCCTCGCTCGACGACATCGTACGACGCTATTTGGAGGACACGGCCGTGGGCTGTCGGTTCGCGGCCTTCGCGATCGCCGGACCCGTTCGGGATCGGCGCAGCCAGGCGACGAATCTGCCCTGGACGTTGGATGCCGACGCCATGGAGCAGGCGCTCGGATTTGCCGGAGTGGCCTTGCTCAATGATCTCGAGGCGACGGCTTGGGGGCTTGCGGCTTTGGGGCCGGAGGATCTGGCCGAGATCCATCCGGGCGAGTCGGTCCACGGCAACGCCTGTGTCGTGGCCGCAGGCACAGGGCTCGGCGAGGCCGGTTTGTTCTGGGACGGCCTGCGTCATCACCCCTTCGCGACCGAAGGCGGTCACGCGGACTTTGCGCCGACCGACGAGCGCGAGTGCGCTCTCCACGCCTTCCTGAAGCAGCGGTTCGCGCACGTCAGTTGGGAGCGCGTGGTCTCCGGGCTCGGGATCCGGAATCTCTACGATTTCCTGTCCGAATGGCGCGGTATCGCGTCGCCCCCGCCATTGCGCGAGGCGATCGAGACCGGCGACGCCGCTGCGGTCATCGCTGCGGCCGCTTCGGACAACGCCTGCCCGGTCTGCACCGAGACGATGGAGCTGTTCTTTCGGCTGTACGGCCGCGAGGCCGGGAACATGGCGCTCAAGCAGATGGCGCTCGGCGGCGTCTTTTTGGGCGGCGGCATCGCGCCGAAGAACCTGGACGCCCTGAGCCGAAGCGCCTTCCTGGACGGATTCTTCGACAAAGGTCGGCTGGAGCCCCTGATGCGCGCGATGCCGGTTCGGGTCATCGTGCAGCCGAACGCGCCGCTGATGGGGGCTGCGCTGTTTCTGGAGTCGCAGTAG
- a CDS encoding sulfur globule protein CV3: MTTTKRVVLAAAVAAVSAFGSMSANAFWGSGPFGMFPGGWGGPWNSPWYGPYGGYPYGGYGYHPYGLYGAPYGVGAPYGWGAPLYGYPAYAYPAYSYPTTTTSSPSTSK, from the coding sequence ATGACGACAACAAAACGCGTTGTGCTTGCTGCGGCGGTCGCCGCTGTTTCGGCGTTCGGCTCCATGTCCGCGAACGCCTTCTGGGGTTCCGGCCCCTTCGGGATGTTCCCCGGCGGTTGGGGGGGACCCTGGAACTCGCCTTGGTACGGACCTTACGGCGGCTATCCCTACGGTGGTTACGGATATCATCCCTACGGCCTCTACGGTGCACCTTACGGGGTCGGTGCTCCTTACGGATGGGGCGCACCTCTGTACGGCTATCCGGCCTATGCTTATCCGGCCTATAGCTACCCGACGACCACCACCTCAAGCCCAAGTACCAGCAAGTAA